One stretch of Micromonospora echinospora DNA includes these proteins:
- the proS gene encoding proline--tRNA ligase, which yields MARVLTPRAEDFPRWYQDLIAKAKLADNGPVRGTMVIRPAGYAIWERMQAEMDGRIKAAGAENAYFPLFIPESYLKREAEHVEGFSPELAVVTHGGGKQLAEPVVVRPTSETVIGEFMAKWIDSYRDLPLLLNQWANVVRWELRPRIFLRTSEFLWQEGHTAHATREDARAYARRILHEAYEDLMVNVLGIPVVVGLKTARERFAGATATYTCEGMMGDGKALQLGTSHELGQNFAKAFDINYSSAEGGREHAWTTSWGTSTRMLGGLIMCHGDDNGLRVPPKLAPIQAYVMIVKDGEGPGGPAEAAQKLCDALRDAGVRVALDDRTDTAFGRRAVDAELRGYPVRVEVGPRDLAAGNAVVVRRTDGSKAPTPVADVVGAVLAALEADQRALHDQALEFRRSRTVEVSTLAEAIEASATGWARVPWSAVGVEGEAEANGQGVTVRCLVRADGSVPDSEDEPDLVAILARAY from the coding sequence ATGGCACGCGTGCTCACTCCCCGTGCGGAGGACTTTCCCCGCTGGTACCAGGACCTGATCGCCAAGGCGAAGCTGGCCGACAACGGCCCGGTCCGGGGGACCATGGTGATCCGACCGGCCGGCTACGCCATCTGGGAGCGGATGCAGGCCGAGATGGACGGCCGCATCAAGGCGGCCGGCGCGGAGAACGCGTACTTCCCGCTGTTCATCCCGGAGAGCTACCTCAAGCGGGAGGCCGAGCACGTCGAGGGCTTCTCGCCGGAGCTGGCAGTCGTCACGCACGGTGGCGGCAAGCAGCTCGCCGAGCCGGTGGTGGTGCGCCCCACGAGCGAGACGGTCATCGGCGAGTTCATGGCCAAGTGGATCGACTCGTACCGCGACCTGCCGCTGCTGCTCAACCAGTGGGCCAACGTGGTCCGCTGGGAGCTGCGCCCGCGGATCTTCCTGCGCACCAGCGAGTTCCTCTGGCAGGAGGGGCACACCGCGCACGCGACGCGTGAGGACGCCCGCGCCTACGCGCGGCGGATCCTGCACGAGGCGTACGAGGACCTGATGGTCAACGTGCTCGGTATCCCGGTGGTCGTCGGCCTGAAGACCGCCCGGGAGCGCTTCGCCGGCGCCACCGCCACGTACACGTGCGAGGGCATGATGGGCGACGGCAAGGCGCTCCAGCTCGGCACCAGCCACGAGCTGGGCCAGAACTTCGCCAAGGCGTTCGACATCAACTACTCCTCGGCCGAGGGCGGCCGGGAGCACGCGTGGACCACCTCCTGGGGCACGTCCACCCGGATGCTCGGTGGCCTGATCATGTGCCACGGCGACGACAACGGGCTGCGGGTGCCGCCGAAGCTGGCGCCGATCCAGGCGTACGTGATGATCGTCAAGGACGGCGAGGGCCCTGGCGGCCCTGCCGAGGCGGCACAAAAGCTTTGTGACGCGCTGCGCGACGCCGGGGTGCGGGTGGCGCTGGACGACCGGACCGACACCGCGTTCGGCCGCCGCGCCGTCGACGCCGAGCTGCGCGGTTACCCGGTCCGCGTCGAGGTCGGCCCGCGTGACCTGGCCGCCGGCAACGCGGTGGTGGTCCGGCGTACTGACGGTTCGAAGGCCCCGACGCCGGTGGCCGACGTGGTCGGCGCGGTCCTGGCCGCGCTGGAGGCCGACCAGCGGGCGCTGCACGACCAGGCGCTGGAGTTCCGCCGGTCCCGCACCGTCGAGGTGTCGACGCTCGCCGAGGCGATCGAGGCGTCCGCCACCGGCTGGGCGCGGGTGCCGTGGTCGGCGGTCGGCGTCGAGGGCGAGGCCGAGGCGAACGGCCAGGGCGTGACGGTCCGCTGCCTGGTACGCGCCGACGGCTCGGTGCCGGACTCGGAGGACGAGCCCGACCTAGTGGCGATCCTCGCCCGCGCCTACTGA
- a CDS encoding DUF402 domain-containing protein has protein sequence MRFEPGRMIMHRNVRHGRIGWVRSARVVSDDERGLLLWVARTAPVAHEVTAAGLGMRAVPFAEWVTSSYRLAQGLWNGPPVLKFLPTGAAHSVWWFRDAAGRFQNWYVNLEEPGVRWDDGAVAGVDMVDQDLDVVVHPDLSWEWKDEDEFAERLAFPEHYWVTDEKAVRAEGERVIRIAEAGEFPFDGTWCDFTPPAEWDVPDELPSGWDRPPVR, from the coding sequence GTGCGGTTCGAGCCGGGGCGGATGATCATGCACCGGAACGTGCGGCACGGCCGGATCGGCTGGGTCCGGTCGGCCCGCGTGGTCTCCGACGACGAGCGCGGCCTGCTGCTCTGGGTGGCGCGGACAGCGCCCGTCGCGCACGAGGTGACAGCGGCCGGCCTGGGCATGCGGGCCGTGCCGTTCGCCGAGTGGGTGACGTCGTCCTACCGGCTCGCGCAAGGGCTGTGGAACGGGCCGCCGGTGCTGAAGTTCCTGCCCACCGGCGCGGCCCACTCGGTCTGGTGGTTCCGCGACGCGGCGGGCCGCTTCCAGAACTGGTACGTCAACCTGGAGGAGCCCGGCGTCCGCTGGGACGACGGCGCGGTGGCCGGCGTCGACATGGTCGACCAGGACCTCGACGTCGTGGTCCACCCGGACCTGAGCTGGGAGTGGAAGGACGAGGACGAGTTCGCCGAGCGGCTGGCGTTCCCGGAGCACTACTGGGTGACCGACGAGAAGGCGGTTCGCGCCGAGGGCGAGCGGGTGATCCGGATCGCCGAGGCGGGCGAGTTCCCGTTCGACGGCACCTGGTGCGACTTCACCCCGCCCGCCGAATGGGACGTACCGGACGAACTTCCATCTGGGTGGGACCGCCCGCCGGTGCGTTGA
- a CDS encoding Uma2 family endonuclease — protein sequence MTAAPILPERHEWTVDDLGDLPKDLPYELINGRLIVPSPTALHQEICVELLLAMRINCPPEFLVSIDLSMRVDRRNEPRPDVVVIRRKHAGRSPVPVEDALLAVEVVSPTSHFRDLYDKAKVYARSGVRSYWVVDPQHERIALTEYTLDGAAREYEQLAHTEDLFVTERPWKVSVDLPALTARRNDLLAVEED from the coding sequence ATGACCGCGGCGCCGATCCTGCCCGAGCGGCACGAATGGACGGTCGACGACCTGGGCGACCTGCCCAAGGACCTTCCGTACGAACTGATCAACGGAAGGTTGATCGTGCCGTCGCCCACCGCCCTGCACCAGGAGATCTGCGTCGAGCTGCTGCTCGCGATGCGCATCAACTGCCCGCCGGAGTTCCTGGTGAGCATCGACCTGTCCATGCGGGTCGACCGCCGCAACGAGCCGCGCCCGGACGTGGTGGTGATCCGGCGCAAGCACGCCGGCCGGTCTCCGGTCCCGGTCGAGGACGCGTTGCTCGCGGTCGAGGTCGTCTCGCCGACGTCGCACTTCCGCGACCTGTACGACAAGGCGAAGGTCTACGCCCGCTCCGGGGTCCGCTCCTACTGGGTGGTGGACCCGCAGCACGAGCGGATCGCGCTGACCGAGTACACGCTCGACGGCGCCGCCCGCGAGTACGAGCAACTGGCACACACCGAGGATCTGTTCGTCACCGAGCGGCCCTGGAAGGTCTCTGTCGATCTGCCGGCCCTGACCGCGCGCCGCAACGACCTGCTCGCCGTCGAGGAGGACTGA
- a CDS encoding ABC transporter permease, which translates to MSRSFSAELVKLVRRPATWLLLGITLALSLIFTYVFPYAGVAGGTDGPNTDRTLPAMLPDHLVGNSLGGLPVFLGAILLILGVLTVGGEYAWGTWKTVLTQGPTRLQVYAGKLLVLAVAALAVVLAVFAVGAVASVLVASAEAQPVRWPSAGDLLTGVGAGWLIATMWAMLGAVLAVALRAVALPVGLGLVWMLAVQNLLAAIAAPLVDWVATAQEGLPGPNAGSLAAALGAPGDTPGVAAVVGGGRAALVVAVYLVVFASAGAALLRRRDIG; encoded by the coding sequence ATGTCGCGTAGCTTCTCCGCCGAACTGGTCAAGCTGGTCCGGCGCCCGGCCACCTGGCTGCTGCTGGGCATCACGCTGGCGCTGTCGTTGATCTTCACCTACGTCTTCCCGTACGCCGGGGTGGCCGGCGGCACGGACGGCCCGAACACGGACCGGACCCTGCCTGCCATGCTCCCCGACCACCTGGTCGGCAACTCGCTGGGCGGCCTGCCGGTGTTCCTCGGCGCGATCCTGCTGATCCTCGGCGTGCTCACGGTCGGCGGCGAGTACGCCTGGGGGACCTGGAAGACGGTGCTCACCCAGGGACCCACCCGGCTCCAGGTGTACGCGGGCAAGCTGCTCGTCCTCGCGGTCGCCGCGCTCGCCGTGGTGCTGGCGGTGTTCGCGGTCGGTGCGGTGGCGTCGGTGCTCGTCGCGTCCGCCGAGGCGCAGCCGGTGCGCTGGCCGTCGGCCGGCGACCTGCTCACCGGCGTCGGCGCGGGGTGGCTCATCGCCACGATGTGGGCCATGCTCGGTGCCGTGCTCGCGGTCGCGTTGCGCGCGGTGGCGCTGCCGGTCGGGTTGGGGCTGGTGTGGATGCTCGCCGTGCAGAACCTGCTCGCCGCGATCGCCGCCCCGCTGGTCGACTGGGTGGCGACCGCACAGGAAGGGTTGCCCGGCCCGAACGCCGGGTCGCTGGCCGCCGCGCTCGGTGCGCCCGGGGACACGCCCGGTGTCGCCGCAGTCGTCGGAGGCGGACGGGCGGCCCTGGTGGTGGCCGTTTACCTGGTGGTCTTCGCGTCGGCCGGCGCGGCGCTGCTGCGTCGGCGGGACATCGGCTGA
- the rpsP gene encoding 30S ribosomal protein S16 translates to MAVKIRLLRMGKIRNPQYRIVVADSRTKRDGRAIEFVGVYQPKEDPSVIEVKSERVQYWLSVGAQPSEAVQRLLELTGDWQKFKGLPAPPPLKVAPERADRKAAYEAEAKAAAGVADTPAKPAKKAAAKAEEPKAAEPKAEEQTGAESGEQA, encoded by the coding sequence GTGGCCGTAAAGATCCGGCTCCTGCGGATGGGCAAGATCCGCAACCCGCAGTACCGCATCGTCGTCGCCGACTCGCGCACCAAGCGTGACGGTCGCGCGATCGAGTTCGTCGGTGTGTACCAGCCGAAGGAAGACCCTTCGGTGATCGAGGTCAAGTCGGAGCGGGTCCAGTACTGGCTGTCGGTCGGCGCTCAGCCGAGCGAGGCCGTGCAGCGCCTGCTGGAGCTGACCGGTGACTGGCAGAAGTTCAAGGGCCTGCCGGCCCCGCCGCCGCTGAAGGTCGCCCCCGAGCGGGCCGACCGCAAGGCGGCGTACGAGGCCGAGGCGAAGGCCGCCGCCGGCGTGGCGGACACCCCGGCCAAGCCGGCCAAGAAGGCCGCCGCCAAGGCGGAGGAGCCGAAGGCTGCCGAGCCGAAGGCCGAGGAGCAGACCGGTGCCGAGTCCGGCGAGCAGGCCTGA
- a CDS encoding TetR family transcriptional regulator, producing MGETRDAIVEAARAQTVALGWDRVRMGAVAAAAGVSRQTVYNEFGTKAGLGEALARHEVDRFVGEVRAALGEHDTDVRAAAYAAIHRTLASAAENPLVRAVLTSTRGGSEELLPYLTTRSELVLAEAAAALLEWTGKRLPDADPTALAFAADSVVRLVVSHIVLPGGPVDETADRLADLAVRLFLMAATAR from the coding sequence ATGGGTGAGACACGGGACGCGATCGTGGAGGCCGCCCGGGCGCAGACCGTGGCCCTCGGGTGGGACCGCGTCCGGATGGGCGCGGTGGCCGCCGCCGCCGGCGTCAGCCGGCAGACGGTCTACAACGAGTTCGGCACCAAGGCGGGCCTGGGCGAGGCGCTCGCCCGGCACGAGGTGGACCGCTTCGTTGGCGAGGTCCGGGCCGCGCTCGGCGAGCACGACACCGACGTGCGGGCGGCCGCGTACGCGGCGATCCACCGCACGCTCGCCTCGGCCGCCGAGAACCCGCTGGTACGGGCCGTGCTGACCAGCACCCGGGGCGGCTCGGAGGAGTTGCTGCCGTACCTGACCACACGCTCGGAGCTGGTGCTCGCCGAGGCCGCGGCGGCGCTGCTGGAGTGGACGGGGAAACGCCTGCCCGACGCCGATCCGACGGCCCTCGCGTTCGCGGCGGACAGCGTCGTACGCCTGGTGGTGAGCCACATCGTGCTGCCCGGCGGCCCGGTCGACGAGACCGCCGACCGGCTGGCCGACCTGGCCGTACGCCTGTTCCTGATGGCGGCGACGGCCCGCTAG
- the rimM gene encoding ribosome maturation factor RimM (Essential for efficient processing of 16S rRNA): MLLVVGRIGKPHGIRGEVTVEVRTDEPEARFAPGSVLTTEPGVVPSEPGAWRVPPTLTVESARWHQGRLLVVFEGVLGRDVAEALRNTLLGVDSADVAPPEDPEEFHDHQLVGLTVVTRDGEHVGEVTRIDHAPASDMLVLRRPEGRTALVPFVKAIVPEVDLAGGRVVVDLPGGLLDL, translated from the coding sequence ATGCTTCTCGTCGTCGGCCGCATCGGCAAGCCGCACGGCATCCGCGGTGAGGTCACCGTGGAAGTGCGCACCGATGAGCCCGAAGCACGGTTCGCCCCCGGTTCGGTGTTGACCACCGAGCCGGGGGTGGTCCCGTCGGAGCCCGGCGCCTGGCGGGTGCCGCCGACGCTCACCGTCGAGTCGGCCCGCTGGCACCAGGGGCGCCTGCTCGTCGTCTTCGAGGGCGTGCTGGGCCGGGACGTCGCCGAGGCGCTGCGCAACACGCTGCTCGGCGTGGACAGCGCCGACGTCGCCCCGCCGGAGGACCCGGAGGAGTTCCACGACCACCAGCTGGTCGGGCTCACCGTGGTCACCCGGGACGGGGAGCACGTGGGCGAGGTCACCCGCATCGACCACGCGCCCGCGTCCGACATGCTGGTGCTGCGGCGTCCCGAGGGGCGTACCGCGCTGGTCCCGTTCGTCAAGGCGATAGTGCCCGAGGTGGATCTGGCCGGCGGTCGCGTCGTCGTCGACCTGCCCGGCGGCCTGCTCGACCTCTAG
- a CDS encoding RNA-binding protein — MPSPASRPDMALRPALEHLVKGIVDHPDDVRVRLVDSRRGKRLEVRVHPEDLGTVIGRSGRTAKALRQVIGSIGGRGVRVDIVDSY; from the coding sequence GTGCCGAGTCCGGCGAGCAGGCCTGACATGGCGCTGCGTCCCGCCCTGGAGCACCTGGTCAAGGGGATCGTCGACCACCCGGACGACGTCCGGGTGCGATTGGTCGACTCGCGTCGGGGCAAGCGCCTCGAAGTCCGCGTGCACCCCGAGGACCTCGGCACGGTGATCGGGCGGTCCGGCCGGACCGCCAAGGCGCTGCGCCAGGTGATCGGCTCCATCGGCGGGCGTGGGGTACGCGTCGACATCGTCGACTCGTACTGA
- a CDS encoding amidohydrolase family protein — MALHVRGVFLPDDEVRDVWLVGDRVTFEPVPGAETVADGGFVLPGLTDAHCHIGIARGGSPITSLDQARDLARIDRDAGVLAIRDAGSPYPYPELEDEPDLPRLARAGRHVAPPKRYLRDVGVEVGAAEVAETVAAQAAAGNGWVKLVGDWIDRGVGDLAPAWDADTMTAAVAGAHAAGVRAAVHTFSESAVEIMVRAGVDSVEHGTGLSLDLIDLMARQGTALVPTMINIRTFGHIAEQARPKFPGYADHMLALRDRFPEVVRAAHEAGVPIYVGTDAGGGIDHGLAAEEMLLLHEQAGMSAPDVLAAASWRAREWLGFPGLVEGGLADLVVYPEDPRRDLRVVRTPSRIVLRGRVVR; from the coding sequence ATGGCTCTGCACGTGCGCGGTGTGTTCCTTCCCGACGACGAGGTCCGGGACGTCTGGCTGGTCGGTGACCGGGTCACCTTCGAACCGGTGCCCGGCGCCGAGACGGTGGCCGACGGCGGCTTCGTGCTGCCCGGCCTGACCGACGCGCACTGCCACATCGGCATCGCCCGCGGCGGCAGCCCGATCACCTCCCTCGACCAGGCGCGGGACCTGGCCCGGATCGACCGGGACGCCGGTGTGCTGGCGATCCGGGACGCCGGCTCGCCGTACCCGTACCCCGAACTGGAGGACGAGCCGGACCTGCCGCGACTGGCCCGCGCGGGCCGGCACGTCGCGCCGCCCAAGCGCTACCTGCGCGATGTCGGCGTGGAGGTTGGCGCGGCGGAGGTGGCCGAGACGGTGGCCGCGCAGGCCGCGGCCGGCAACGGCTGGGTCAAGCTGGTCGGCGACTGGATCGATCGCGGGGTGGGCGACCTGGCACCGGCCTGGGACGCGGACACCATGACCGCGGCGGTCGCCGGCGCGCACGCCGCCGGGGTACGCGCGGCGGTGCACACGTTCTCCGAGTCGGCGGTGGAGATCATGGTGCGGGCCGGGGTGGACTCGGTGGAGCACGGCACCGGGCTGAGCCTCGACCTGATCGACCTGATGGCCCGGCAGGGCACCGCGCTGGTTCCCACGATGATCAACATCCGGACGTTCGGCCACATCGCGGAGCAGGCCCGGCCCAAGTTTCCCGGGTACGCCGACCACATGCTCGCGTTGCGCGACCGCTTCCCCGAGGTGGTGCGCGCCGCGCACGAGGCGGGCGTGCCGATCTACGTCGGGACCGACGCCGGTGGCGGCATCGACCACGGGCTCGCGGCCGAGGAGATGCTCCTGCTGCACGAGCAGGCCGGCATGTCCGCGCCGGACGTGCTCGCCGCCGCCTCCTGGCGGGCCCGGGAGTGGCTCGGCTTCCCCGGGCTGGTCGAGGGCGGCCTCGCCGACCTGGTGGTCTACCCCGAGGACCCGCGCCGCGACCTGCGGGTGGTCCGGACGCCGAGCCGCATCGTCCTGCGCGGCCGGGTCGTCCGCTGA
- a CDS encoding sensor histidine kinase: protein MDRERRWPDALLTVALLAIGLVGTAPAGVNQGVDAGPGAYPLVVVAALAVAVRRRRPLVTLAVVTVATTAYLVLGYPYGPILLSFFVAVYTVAAYRPVRDAAVAGAGALAALLAYVLFGARSPGLVGLMPVAAWVVVPFAAGVTARLSREAVARNRTDEARRLADAERLRVAREVHDVVGHGLAAIHLQAEIALHLLDRRPEQAEAALTAISRTSKEALDELRVTLTVVRREEVADERAPAPGLDQLPHLRERLAGAGVPVTVEVTGAPLALPVAVDLAAYRVVQEALTNVLRHAGPATAAVRVGYAPGEVTVEVTDTGRGRSRDAAPEPSGGSGLAGMRERVTALGGTFSAGPAAPGGFRVHATLPLREAA from the coding sequence ATGGACCGGGAACGGCGGTGGCCCGACGCCTTGCTCACCGTGGCCCTGCTGGCGATCGGTCTGGTCGGCACCGCGCCGGCCGGCGTGAACCAGGGGGTGGACGCGGGCCCCGGCGCCTACCCGCTGGTGGTGGTCGCCGCGCTCGCGGTGGCGGTGCGCCGGCGCCGGCCGCTGGTCACGCTCGCCGTGGTCACCGTGGCGACCACGGCGTACCTGGTGCTCGGCTACCCGTACGGCCCGATCCTGCTCTCGTTCTTCGTCGCGGTCTACACGGTGGCCGCGTACCGGCCGGTGCGCGACGCGGCGGTGGCCGGCGCGGGCGCGCTGGCGGCGCTGCTGGCCTACGTCCTGTTCGGCGCGCGCTCGCCCGGCCTGGTCGGGCTGATGCCGGTGGCCGCGTGGGTGGTGGTGCCGTTCGCGGCCGGGGTCACCGCGCGGCTGAGCCGGGAGGCCGTCGCCCGGAACCGGACCGACGAGGCCCGCCGGCTGGCCGACGCGGAACGGCTGCGGGTGGCCCGCGAGGTGCACGACGTGGTGGGCCACGGGCTCGCCGCGATCCACCTCCAGGCCGAGATCGCCCTGCACCTGCTGGACCGCAGGCCCGAACAGGCCGAGGCGGCGCTCACCGCGATCAGCCGGACCAGCAAGGAGGCACTGGACGAGCTGCGGGTCACGCTGACCGTGGTCCGGCGCGAGGAGGTCGCCGACGAACGCGCGCCGGCGCCGGGGCTGGACCAGCTCCCGCACCTGCGCGAGCGGCTGGCCGGCGCCGGGGTCCCGGTCACCGTCGAGGTGACCGGCGCGCCGCTCGCCCTGCCGGTGGCGGTGGACCTGGCCGCGTACCGGGTGGTGCAGGAGGCGCTGACGAACGTCCTACGGCACGCCGGCCCGGCCACCGCCGCGGTCCGCGTCGGGTACGCCCCGGGCGAGGTGACGGTGGAGGTGACAGACACCGGCCGGGGCCGGAGCCGGGACGCCGCGCCGGAGCCGTCCGGCGGGTCCGGTCTTGCCGGGATGCGTGAGCGGGTCACCGCGCTCGGCGGTACGTTCAGCGCCGGGCCGGCTGCGCCCGGTGGCTTCCGGGTGCACGCCACGCTGCCGCTGCGGGAGGCCGCATGA
- the ffh gene encoding signal recognition particle protein has translation MFDTLSDRLSGIFTKLRGKGRLTDADVDATAREIRMALLEADVALPVVKGFIANVKERARGAEVSQALNPAQQIIKIVNEELINILGGEGRRLQFAKQPPTVIMLAGLQGSGKTTLAGKLARWLKSQGHQPLLVAADLQRPNAVGQLQVLGGRAGVEVYAPAPGNGVGDPVQVARESIEHARRAARDIVIVDTAGRLGVDAEMMQQAANIRDAVQPDEVIFVIDAMVGQDAVRTAEAFRDGVGITGVVLSKLDGDARGGAALSVREVTGQPILFASTGEKLEDFDVFHPDRMASRILGMGDVLTLIEQAEAAFDSDQKDKMTAKLMGGETFTLEDFLDQLIAVRRMGPIANVLAMMPGMGQMKDQLAELDDKHFDRVTAIIRSMTPAERTNPKIINGSRRARIASGSGVTVMDVNQLLNRFTDAQKMMKQMGGMMGLPGGGRRKATKSPKNKRKGTKGGGRPRTGAGMPGGFPGGMPQLPPGLDPGDLAGGQGLPPGFKLPKIDFNKLGKGGDKGPR, from the coding sequence GTGTTTGACACCTTGAGTGACCGCCTGTCCGGCATCTTCACCAAGCTCCGCGGCAAGGGCCGGCTCACCGACGCCGACGTCGACGCCACCGCGCGCGAGATCCGGATGGCGTTGCTGGAGGCCGACGTCGCCCTGCCGGTGGTCAAGGGCTTCATCGCGAACGTCAAGGAGCGGGCGCGCGGCGCCGAGGTCTCCCAGGCGCTGAACCCGGCCCAGCAGATCATCAAGATCGTCAACGAGGAGCTGATCAACATCCTCGGCGGCGAGGGGCGGCGGCTCCAGTTCGCCAAGCAACCGCCGACCGTGATCATGCTGGCCGGTCTCCAGGGCTCCGGCAAGACGACGCTCGCCGGCAAGCTGGCCCGCTGGCTCAAGAGCCAGGGCCACCAGCCGCTGCTCGTCGCCGCCGACCTCCAGCGCCCGAACGCCGTCGGGCAGCTCCAGGTGCTCGGTGGCCGGGCCGGCGTCGAGGTGTACGCCCCGGCGCCCGGCAACGGCGTCGGCGACCCGGTGCAGGTGGCCCGCGAATCGATCGAGCACGCCCGCCGCGCCGCCCGGGACATCGTGATCGTCGACACCGCAGGCCGGCTCGGTGTCGACGCCGAGATGATGCAGCAGGCCGCGAACATCCGCGACGCGGTCCAGCCCGACGAGGTCATCTTCGTCATCGACGCGATGGTCGGCCAGGACGCGGTCCGCACCGCCGAGGCGTTCCGCGACGGCGTGGGCATCACCGGCGTGGTCCTGTCCAAGCTCGACGGCGACGCGCGCGGCGGTGCCGCGCTCTCCGTCCGCGAGGTCACCGGCCAGCCGATCCTGTTCGCCTCCACCGGCGAGAAGCTGGAGGACTTCGACGTCTTCCACCCCGACCGGATGGCCAGCCGGATCCTCGGCATGGGCGACGTCCTCACTCTGATCGAGCAGGCCGAGGCGGCCTTCGACTCCGATCAGAAGGACAAGATGACCGCCAAGCTGATGGGCGGGGAGACCTTCACGCTGGAGGACTTCCTCGATCAGCTCATCGCGGTCCGGCGGATGGGCCCGATCGCCAACGTGCTGGCCATGATGCCGGGCATGGGGCAGATGAAGGACCAGCTCGCCGAGCTGGACGACAAGCACTTCGACCGGGTGACCGCGATCATCAGGTCGATGACCCCGGCCGAGCGCACCAACCCGAAGATCATCAACGGCTCCCGCCGGGCCCGGATCGCCAGCGGCTCCGGCGTCACCGTCATGGACGTCAACCAGCTGCTCAACCGCTTCACCGACGCGCAGAAGATGATGAAGCAGATGGGCGGCATGATGGGCCTGCCCGGCGGTGGCCGGCGCAAGGCGACCAAGTCGCCGAAGAACAAGCGCAAGGGCACCAAGGGCGGCGGGCGGCCGCGTACCGGCGCCGGTATGCCGGGTGGCTTCCCGGGCGGGATGCCGCAGCTCCCGCCGGGCCTGGACCCGGGTGACCTGGCCGGTGGGCAGGGCCTTCCGCCGGGCTTCAAGCTTCCGAAGATCGACTTCAACAAGCTGGGCAAGGGCGGCGACAAGGGCCCCCGCTAG
- a CDS encoding response regulator transcription factor: MIRVLLADDQDLVRIGLRALVDSEDDLSVVGEAADGLAAVETARRERPDVVLMDVRMPGVDGIEATRRIIGDPALAGTRVVVLTTFELDEYVFDALRHGASGFLTKDTRPADLLRAIRLVAEGEALLSPSVTRRVVREFATRPARVPRPHPRLGSLTDREREVVALVGEGLSNAEIAGRLVVSPATARTHVSRAMVKLGARDRAQLVVFAYQSGLVVS, translated from the coding sequence ATGATCCGCGTACTGCTCGCCGACGACCAGGACCTGGTCCGGATCGGCCTGCGCGCCCTGGTGGACAGTGAGGACGACCTGTCGGTGGTCGGTGAGGCCGCCGACGGGCTCGCCGCGGTGGAGACGGCCCGCCGGGAACGCCCCGACGTGGTGCTCATGGACGTGCGGATGCCCGGCGTCGACGGCATCGAGGCCACCCGCCGGATCATCGGCGACCCGGCGCTGGCCGGCACCCGGGTGGTGGTGCTGACCACGTTTGAGCTGGACGAGTACGTCTTCGACGCGCTCCGGCACGGCGCCAGCGGCTTCCTCACCAAGGACACCCGTCCGGCCGACCTGCTGCGGGCGATCCGCCTGGTCGCCGAGGGGGAGGCGCTGCTGTCCCCGTCGGTGACCCGCCGGGTGGTCCGGGAGTTCGCGACCCGGCCGGCCCGGGTGCCGCGCCCGCATCCCCGGCTCGGGTCGCTCACTGACCGGGAACGCGAGGTGGTCGCGCTGGTGGGCGAGGGCTTGAGCAACGCCGAGATCGCCGGGCGGCTGGTGGTCAGCCCGGCGACGGCGCGTACCCACGTGAGCCGGGCCATGGTCAAGCTCGGCGCGCGGGACCGGGCCCAGCTGGTGGTCTTCGCGTACCAGTCGGGCCTGGTCGTGTCCTGA
- the trmD gene encoding tRNA (guanosine(37)-N1)-methyltransferase TrmD, which translates to MRVDIVSIFPEYFAPLDLSLIGKARANGTLRLAVHDLRTWTHDVHRTVDDTPYGGGPGMVMRPEPWGEALDALAPGELSPDGHTLPRLIVPSPAGVPFTQAMAHELAAESHLLFACGRYEGIDQRVLDHAATRMPVTEVSLGDYVLFGGEVAVLVILEAVTRLLPGVLGNAGSLDEESHAHGLLEAPLYTKPATWRGLDVPEVLRSGDHGRIARWRRDEALLRTAARRPDMIGALPPETLDKRDGAALDRGGFSPPPGHVAK; encoded by the coding sequence ATGCGCGTCGACATCGTGTCGATCTTCCCCGAGTACTTCGCCCCGCTGGATCTGTCGCTGATCGGCAAGGCCCGCGCGAACGGCACGCTGCGGCTGGCCGTACACGATCTGCGGACCTGGACCCACGACGTGCACCGCACCGTCGACGACACGCCCTACGGCGGCGGCCCTGGCATGGTCATGCGGCCGGAGCCGTGGGGGGAGGCGCTGGACGCGCTGGCCCCGGGCGAGCTGAGCCCGGACGGGCACACGCTGCCCCGGCTGATCGTCCCGTCCCCGGCCGGCGTGCCGTTCACCCAGGCCATGGCGCACGAGCTGGCCGCCGAGTCGCACCTGCTCTTCGCCTGCGGCCGGTACGAGGGCATCGACCAGCGTGTTCTGGACCACGCCGCGACCCGGATGCCGGTGACCGAGGTCTCCCTCGGCGACTACGTGCTCTTCGGCGGCGAGGTGGCCGTGCTGGTGATCCTGGAGGCGGTCACCCGGCTGCTGCCCGGCGTGCTGGGCAACGCCGGCTCGCTGGACGAGGAGTCGCACGCGCACGGGCTGCTGGAAGCCCCGCTCTACACCAAGCCGGCGACCTGGCGCGGGCTCGACGTGCCGGAGGTGCTGCGCTCCGGCGACCACGGCCGGATCGCCCGCTGGCGCCGGGACGAGGCGCTGCTGCGCACGGCGGCCCGCCGGCCCGACATGATCGGCGCGCTGCCTCCGGAGACGCTCGACAAGCGGGACGGGGCGGCGCTGGACCGGGGTGGATTTTCCCCGCCACCGGGGCATGTGGCAAAGTAG